From one Cupriavidus sp. P-10 genomic stretch:
- a CDS encoding MFS transporter, giving the protein MTTADSAGQGAATATARSGPPGGAITRGNIVARIERMPGNAMHIRARLLIGLATFFDGFDVIAIAATLPLLIAQWSLTPVQIGVLIAAPSVGQLVGALLFPGLAERFGRLRSIGWSAGIIGLMSIACGLAPSFEIFLLLRIVQGLGLGGELPVAATYINEVTRAHGRGRFVLLYEVVFPIGLMVSNGVGAWLVPHYGWEVMYFIGGVPLVLFFILKRVIPESPRWLAEKGRLEEADAALRAFEARARGPLPPPQNASAYDRMTQHPRRRVRDLVGKAYRGRTIAVWMLWATCGFIQYGLSTWLPTVYKTVYHAPLQLALNLAAGASVLGVVGSLVCAMIVDKVGRKPVINVSFLLCALSLVLAGVFHASSVYVVATFCALAMGFLASGFITAYVYTPELYPTSVRAMGCGLGGAWLKLAAIFAPTLIAGTIGNGTLNVAFFALAVVPALAAITVHFFGIETKGQVLEELEV; this is encoded by the coding sequence GTGACCACGGCCGACAGTGCCGGCCAGGGCGCCGCCACGGCCACCGCCCGCAGCGGCCCGCCCGGTGGCGCCATCACGCGCGGCAATATCGTCGCCCGCATCGAACGCATGCCGGGCAACGCCATGCATATCCGCGCCCGGCTGCTGATCGGCCTGGCCACCTTCTTCGATGGCTTCGACGTCATCGCCATTGCCGCCACGCTGCCGCTGCTGATCGCGCAGTGGTCGCTGACGCCGGTACAGATCGGCGTCCTGATCGCGGCGCCGTCGGTCGGCCAGCTGGTCGGGGCGCTGCTGTTCCCGGGGCTGGCCGAGCGCTTTGGCCGGTTGCGCTCGATCGGCTGGAGCGCGGGCATCATCGGCCTGATGAGCATTGCCTGCGGCCTGGCGCCGTCATTCGAGATCTTCCTGCTGCTGCGCATCGTGCAGGGCCTGGGCCTTGGCGGCGAACTGCCGGTCGCGGCCACCTATATCAACGAAGTCACGCGCGCGCATGGCCGCGGGCGCTTCGTGCTGCTGTACGAGGTGGTGTTCCCGATCGGCCTGATGGTGTCCAACGGCGTCGGCGCCTGGCTGGTGCCGCACTACGGCTGGGAGGTGATGTACTTCATCGGCGGCGTGCCGCTGGTGCTGTTCTTCATCCTGAAGCGCGTCATCCCCGAATCGCCGCGCTGGCTGGCCGAGAAGGGCCGCCTGGAAGAAGCGGATGCCGCCCTGCGCGCGTTCGAGGCCCGCGCCAGGGGCCCGCTGCCGCCGCCGCAGAATGCCAGCGCCTACGACCGCATGACCCAGCATCCGCGCCGCCGCGTGCGCGACCTGGTCGGCAAGGCCTACCGGGGGCGCACGATTGCGGTCTGGATGCTGTGGGCGACCTGCGGTTTTATCCAGTATGGCCTGTCGACGTGGCTGCCCACGGTCTACAAGACGGTCTACCACGCGCCGCTGCAACTGGCGCTGAACCTGGCCGCGGGCGCCTCGGTGCTGGGTGTGGTCGGCTCGCTGGTATGCGCGATGATCGTCGACAAGGTCGGCCGCAAGCCGGTGATCAACGTGTCGTTCCTGCTGTGCGCGCTGTCGCTGGTGCTGGCGGGCGTGTTCCACGCTTCGTCGGTATACGTGGTGGCGACCTTCTGTGCGCTGGCGATGGGCTTCCTGGCCAGCGGTTTCATCACCGCCTACGTCTATACGCCCGAGCTGTACCCGACCAGCGTGCGCGCGATGGGCTGTGGGCTTGGCGGCGCCTGGCTGAAGCTGGCCGCCATCTTCGCGCCGACACTGATCGCCGGCACCATCGGCAACGGCACGCTCAATGTGGCGTTCTTCGCGCTGGCCGTGGTCCCCGCGCTGGCGGCCATCACCGTTCACTTCTTCGGCATCGAGACCAAGGGGCAGGTGCTGGAGGAACTGGAGGTCTGA
- a CDS encoding TauD/TfdA family dioxygenase: protein MSAIAASQRPLPWTARQAREDRSWVVRMSDAEIQGMRDALNHARTLGKPLLDMKQADFPLNEAARGVLKRAIDITQGGWGMCLVKGFPVDEWTEEESRLAYWGMSLYMGVGRTQNRASEFMNDVRNEGGEYKVKGGRGYNTNAGLDFHQDSCDVVGLLCRRTARSGGTSKVISSIALYEAVQQQRPDLIAVLKGTFFHSYQGTQDPSQPPYYRCPIFGSHPESFSARTNRKNTDAAQRDFAELPRLTPAQLEALDLLDALMPSDELCFTMELEQGDMQLLNNYVTLHSRTPFEDHEEPDRKRHLFRLWLAVPGSQPLPDDWKEYYGDVRAGSVRGGVRGSAITQAFLGYEKRQAAALGMLFETWRPLVQQEDMARILAGHAASQSETAAA from the coding sequence ATGTCAGCCATCGCCGCATCCCAACGCCCCCTGCCCTGGACCGCCCGCCAGGCCCGCGAAGACCGCAGCTGGGTCGTGCGCATGAGCGACGCCGAGATCCAGGGCATGCGCGACGCCCTCAACCATGCGAGGACGCTGGGCAAGCCACTGCTGGACATGAAACAGGCCGACTTCCCGCTGAACGAGGCCGCCCGCGGCGTGCTCAAGCGGGCCATCGACATCACGCAGGGCGGCTGGGGGATGTGCCTGGTCAAGGGCTTCCCCGTCGACGAGTGGACCGAGGAAGAATCGCGCCTGGCCTACTGGGGCATGAGCCTCTACATGGGCGTGGGGCGCACGCAGAACCGCGCCAGCGAATTCATGAACGACGTGCGCAACGAGGGCGGCGAATACAAGGTCAAGGGCGGGCGCGGCTATAACACCAATGCCGGGCTCGACTTCCACCAGGACTCTTGCGACGTGGTGGGCCTGCTGTGCCGCCGCACCGCCAGGTCCGGCGGCACCAGCAAGGTGATCAGCTCGATCGCGCTGTATGAAGCCGTGCAGCAGCAGCGCCCGGACCTGATCGCGGTGCTCAAGGGCACGTTCTTTCACAGCTACCAGGGCACGCAGGACCCCTCGCAGCCGCCGTACTACCGCTGCCCGATCTTCGGCAGCCACCCGGAATCCTTCTCGGCGCGCACCAACCGCAAGAACACCGACGCCGCGCAGCGCGATTTCGCGGAACTGCCGCGCCTGACGCCGGCACAGCTCGAGGCGCTGGATCTGCTCGATGCACTGATGCCCAGCGACGAACTCTGCTTCACCATGGAACTGGAACAGGGCGACATGCAGTTGCTGAACAACTACGTCACGCTGCATTCGCGCACGCCGTTTGAAGACCATGAAGAACCGGACCGCAAGCGCCACCTGTTCCGCCTGTGGCTGGCCGTGCCGGGCTCGCAGCCGCTGCCGGACGACTGGAAGGAGTACTACGGCGACGTGCGCGCCGGCTCGGTACGCGGCGGCGTGCGCGGCAGCGCCATCACGCAGGCCTTCCTCGGCTATGAGAAGCGCCAGGCGGCCGCGCTCGGCATGCTGTTCGAAACCTGGCGCCCGCTGGTGCAACAGGAAGACATGGCGCGCATCCTGGCCGGGCATGCGGCCAGCCAGTCCGAGACGGCTGCCGCATAA
- a CDS encoding aldehyde dehydrogenase, with product MNPQEVLPICIAGEWRLGTGDRYGTRYPATGEVVAELNAASLADVEEAVQGAHHAFLTSGWAQRKPHERAAVLYRVAELIRAQAEPLAQRQRLDNGKPISETRALVASAAGTFQFFAAACETLEETITPQRGDCLTMSVYEPMGVVAAITPWNSPIASEAQKMAPALAAGNAVVVKPAEVTPLMALELARICEEAGVPKGLISVLPGKGSVIGDAITKHPLVRRVSFTGGTTTGKHIAHIAADKMMPVSLELGGKSPTMVFDDADLDHAVNGVLYGIFSSSGESCIAGSRLFVARSQYEPFIDRLAAGAAHLRVGDPADERTQMGPLITDRHRDSIESYVATGVHEGGQLRTGGLRPDVAGLPNGYFYTPTIIEGLDNNARICQEEIFGPVLVAIPFDDEDDLIEQANDSVYALAAGIWTRDYKRAWRVARAVQAGNVWINTYKQFSIATPFGGWRDSGLGREKGRLGILQYMEQKSVYWGLNEQPLPWANH from the coding sequence ATGAACCCACAAGAAGTACTCCCCATCTGCATCGCAGGCGAATGGCGCCTGGGGACCGGCGACCGCTACGGCACGCGCTACCCAGCCACCGGCGAAGTCGTCGCGGAACTCAACGCCGCCAGCCTGGCTGATGTGGAAGAGGCCGTGCAGGGCGCCCACCACGCCTTCCTCACCAGCGGCTGGGCCCAGCGCAAGCCGCACGAGCGCGCCGCCGTGCTGTACCGTGTGGCCGAACTGATCCGCGCACAAGCCGAACCGCTGGCACAACGCCAGCGCCTGGACAACGGCAAGCCGATCAGCGAAACGCGCGCGCTGGTCGCCAGCGCCGCCGGCACCTTCCAGTTCTTTGCCGCCGCCTGCGAAACGCTGGAAGAAACCATCACGCCGCAGCGTGGCGACTGCCTGACCATGAGCGTCTACGAGCCGATGGGCGTGGTCGCGGCGATCACGCCGTGGAACTCGCCGATCGCCAGCGAAGCGCAGAAGATGGCGCCCGCGCTCGCCGCGGGCAACGCCGTGGTGGTCAAGCCCGCCGAAGTCACGCCGCTGATGGCGCTGGAACTGGCGCGCATCTGTGAAGAAGCCGGCGTGCCCAAAGGCCTGATCAGCGTGCTGCCGGGCAAGGGTTCGGTGATCGGTGATGCCATCACCAAGCATCCGCTGGTGCGCCGGGTGTCGTTCACCGGCGGCACCACCACCGGCAAGCACATCGCGCATATCGCCGCCGACAAGATGATGCCGGTGTCGCTGGAGCTGGGCGGCAAGTCGCCGACCATGGTGTTCGACGACGCCGACCTCGACCACGCGGTCAACGGCGTGCTGTATGGCATCTTCAGTTCGTCAGGCGAGTCGTGCATCGCCGGCTCGCGCCTGTTCGTGGCGCGTTCGCAGTACGAGCCGTTCATCGACCGCCTCGCCGCAGGCGCCGCGCACCTGCGCGTGGGCGATCCCGCCGACGAACGCACCCAGATGGGTCCGCTGATCACCGATCGCCACCGCGACAGCATCGAATCGTACGTCGCGACTGGCGTGCACGAAGGCGGACAACTGCGCACCGGCGGCCTGCGCCCCGACGTGGCAGGCCTGCCCAACGGCTACTTCTACACGCCCACCATCATCGAAGGCCTGGATAACAACGCCCGCATCTGCCAGGAAGAAATCTTCGGGCCGGTGCTGGTGGCGATCCCGTTCGACGACGAGGATGACCTGATCGAACAGGCCAACGACAGCGTCTACGCGCTGGCCGCCGGCATCTGGACACGCGACTACAAGCGCGCGTGGCGCGTGGCACGTGCGGTGCAGGCGGGCAATGTGTGGATCAACACCTACAAGCAGTTCTCGATCGCGACGCCGTTCGGCGGCTGGCGCGACAGCGGCCTGGGCCGCGAGAAGGGACGGCTGGGCATCCTGCAGTACATGGAGCAGAAAAGCGTGTACTGGGGCCTGAACGAACAACCGCTGCCGTGGGCCAACCACTGA
- a CDS encoding Bug family tripartite tricarboxylate transporter substrate binding protein produces MAALALAAGSAMAATYPAKTVTMVVAYPPGGDTDAMARLYADKLSARLKQPVIVENRPGAGGVVGASFVSRAPADGYTLLYTPNPFTLAPMVLKLAPAASYDPLHGFTPVIQTAVQAVLLVANPAAGVKTVPEMIAAAKAGKTFTYGSPGAGSPMHIAGEMLNRAAGVKIQHVPYKGVAPAVNDVVAGHVNFAYVTLGPVAQYLNTGRLIPLAITDAKRSPLLPNVPTLAELGYKDVVVGAWHGVMAPKGTPPEAVKVLNQQLNEVIRLPDVAEKMATFGASPVGGAPAALDKVNAGDYERLGKVIRDLGITAE; encoded by the coding sequence ATGGCCGCGCTCGCGCTTGCCGCGGGCAGCGCGATGGCCGCGACCTATCCGGCAAAGACCGTGACCATGGTCGTGGCCTATCCGCCCGGCGGCGATACCGACGCCATGGCACGCCTGTACGCCGACAAGCTGTCCGCGCGCCTGAAGCAGCCGGTGATCGTCGAGAACCGTCCCGGCGCCGGCGGCGTGGTTGGCGCCAGCTTTGTTAGCCGGGCGCCCGCCGATGGCTACACGCTGCTCTACACGCCCAACCCGTTCACGCTGGCGCCAATGGTGCTCAAGCTTGCGCCGGCCGCCAGCTACGACCCGCTGCATGGCTTCACGCCGGTGATCCAGACCGCCGTGCAGGCGGTGCTGCTGGTGGCCAACCCCGCGGCGGGCGTCAAGACCGTGCCGGAGATGATCGCCGCGGCCAAGGCCGGCAAGACCTTTACCTACGGCAGCCCGGGTGCCGGGTCGCCGATGCACATCGCCGGCGAAATGCTGAACCGCGCCGCCGGCGTGAAGATCCAGCACGTGCCGTACAAGGGCGTGGCGCCGGCGGTCAATGACGTGGTGGCGGGGCATGTGAACTTCGCCTACGTCACGCTGGGGCCGGTGGCGCAGTACCTCAACACCGGCCGGCTGATCCCGCTGGCGATCACCGACGCGAAGCGCTCGCCGCTGCTGCCCAACGTGCCGACGCTGGCCGAGCTTGGCTACAAGGACGTGGTGGTCGGCGCCTGGCACGGGGTGATGGCGCCCAAGGGTACGCCGCCGGAAGCGGTCAAGGTGCTGAACCAGCAGCTCAATGAAGTCATCCGCTTGCCCGACGTGGCCGAGAAGATGGCTACCTTCGGCGCCAGCCCGGTGGGCGGGGCGCCGGCCGCGCTCGACAAGGTCAACGCGGGCGACTACGAGCGCCTGGGCAAGGTGATCCGCGACCTCGGCATCACTGCCGAATAA
- a CDS encoding PDR/VanB family oxidoreductase: MSAHQSLTLRVQAMRFEARGVVSIELQDPEGKTLPEYSPGAHIDLHLGNGLVRSYSLCGAPEARNRYTVGVLLDRGSRGGSRYVHEQLRVGATLTVGAPRNNFELDESAAHTVLVAGGIGVTPIVCMARRLAELGKSFTLIYCARSRAEAAFVEQLSAYGDAVRFHFDDETGAPPDLKAMLGGQDEQTHFYCCGPGPMLNAFEAACEAHAYPNVHIERFAADPSTEAVQEGEYVVQLSRTGNLVKVPSGKSLLDALLDSGVEVEYSCREGVCGSCETAVLEGCPDHRDSVLSNSERASNKTMMVCVSGCKGSKLVLDL; this comes from the coding sequence ATGAGTGCCCACCAGTCCCTGACCCTGCGCGTCCAGGCCATGCGTTTTGAAGCGCGCGGCGTGGTCAGCATCGAACTGCAAGATCCCGAAGGGAAGACCCTGCCCGAGTACAGCCCGGGCGCCCATATCGACCTGCACCTGGGCAACGGCCTGGTGCGCAGCTACTCGCTGTGCGGCGCGCCGGAAGCGCGCAACCGCTACACCGTGGGCGTGCTGCTGGACCGCGGCAGCCGCGGCGGCTCGCGCTACGTGCACGAGCAGCTGCGCGTGGGTGCCACGCTGACGGTGGGCGCGCCGCGCAACAACTTCGAGCTGGACGAGAGCGCCGCGCATACCGTGCTGGTTGCCGGTGGCATCGGCGTCACGCCGATCGTCTGCATGGCGCGCCGGCTGGCGGAGCTGGGCAAGTCGTTCACGCTGATCTACTGCGCGCGTTCGCGTGCCGAGGCGGCATTCGTCGAACAGCTGTCGGCTTACGGCGACGCGGTGCGCTTCCACTTCGACGATGAAACGGGCGCACCGCCGGACCTGAAGGCGATGCTGGGCGGACAGGACGAGCAGACGCATTTCTACTGCTGCGGCCCGGGCCCGATGCTGAATGCGTTCGAGGCCGCGTGCGAGGCGCATGCCTACCCGAACGTCCATATCGAACGCTTCGCCGCCGACCCGTCGACCGAGGCGGTGCAGGAAGGCGAATACGTGGTGCAGCTGTCGCGCACCGGCAATCTCGTCAAGGTGCCGTCGGGCAAGTCGCTGCTCGATGCGCTGCTCGATTCCGGCGTGGAAGTCGAATACAGCTGCCGCGAAGGCGTGTGCGGATCGTGCGAGACCGCCGTGCTGGAAGGCTGCCCCGACCACCGCGACAGCGTGCTGAGCAACAGCGAGCGCGCCAGCAACAAGACCATGATGGTGTGCGTGTCCGGGTGCAAGGGCAGCAAGCTGGTGCTGGATTTGTAA
- a CDS encoding tripartite tricarboxylate transporter substrate binding protein has product MQRRDFLALLAAGTLLPASLRAAPAVTRVLVGATPGGGTDLVARALAAELEQRLKQSFIVENRGGAAGNIAATAVAKAEPDGSTLLLSYTSHAINPALFEKKPFDPLKDFTPVSLIATSPLLLVSRPDLGAKNVRELIALAKSRPGKLSIAVAGIGSANHLAGEMLKHDAGIDLVSVPYKGAAPAVADVVASQADLLLGNVATVQPLLLAGKVKGLGVSSPKRLAAFPDIAPIADVVPGFDYSSWYGLLGPAGMPADVVAQLEKAVRAAVASPAMRKRLGGEGLVPVGNDAVQFRQFLQGEIARWAKVVAVTGTRMS; this is encoded by the coding sequence ATGCAACGACGCGACTTCCTCGCGCTGCTGGCTGCCGGCACACTGCTGCCGGCCAGCCTGCGTGCCGCGCCCGCGGTAACCAGGGTGCTGGTCGGCGCCACGCCGGGCGGAGGCACCGACCTGGTGGCCCGCGCGCTGGCCGCCGAGCTGGAGCAGCGCCTCAAGCAATCCTTCATCGTCGAGAACCGCGGCGGCGCGGCGGGCAATATCGCCGCAACCGCGGTGGCCAAGGCCGAGCCGGACGGCAGCACGCTGCTGCTCAGCTACACCAGCCACGCGATCAATCCCGCGCTGTTCGAGAAGAAGCCGTTCGATCCGCTCAAGGACTTCACCCCGGTCTCGCTGATCGCCACCTCGCCGCTGCTGCTGGTGTCGCGGCCGGATCTGGGCGCGAAGAATGTGCGCGAACTGATCGCGCTGGCCAAGTCCCGCCCGGGCAAGCTCAGCATCGCCGTGGCAGGAATCGGCAGCGCCAACCACCTGGCCGGCGAAATGCTCAAGCATGACGCCGGCATCGACCTTGTCAGCGTGCCCTACAAGGGCGCGGCACCTGCCGTGGCCGACGTGGTCGCCAGCCAGGCGGACCTGCTGCTGGGCAATGTCGCCACGGTGCAGCCGCTGTTGCTGGCCGGCAAGGTCAAGGGACTGGGGGTGAGCAGCCCGAAGCGCCTGGCCGCGTTTCCCGATATCGCGCCGATTGCCGACGTGGTTCCCGGATTCGACTACAGCTCGTGGTACGGCCTGCTCGGCCCGGCCGGCATGCCGGCCGATGTGGTGGCGCAGCTGGAGAAGGCGGTGCGTGCCGCGGTGGCTTCGCCGGCGATGCGCAAGCGGCTGGGCGGCGAGGGCCTGGTGCCGGTGGGCAATGACGCCGTGCAGTTCAGGCAGTTCCTGCAGGGCGAGATCGCGCGGTGGGCGAAGGTCGTTGCCGTCACCGGCACGCGCATGAGCTGA
- a CDS encoding LysR family transcriptional regulator, producing MKLETFHTLEAVLQTGTFAGAARQGNVTPSAVSMQMKQLEQYLGKPLFDRSGLQARPNQLAHEVADTMRQALQSLEALRVGGGLVVEGVVRLGVIESLQPVVLPGIVRYVRERHPRLDLRLVRGRSSTLTAAVKAGDIDAALVAQPVSGGSARLRWTPMMRRELVMIAPPGATETNVASLFRLYDWIRYDRNTVSGAMAAQYVHAHVTEIRGTLEFDSAPAIVAMVSGGLGVSILQGPDPTLVQNYPVRLVRLGRAAPVLTLSMVTRKGDDDNRSVAAVRDGMRLTLAAYQRQQVAGRH from the coding sequence ATGAAGCTTGAGACCTTCCATACGCTTGAAGCGGTCCTGCAGACGGGTACATTTGCGGGGGCAGCGCGCCAGGGCAACGTCACGCCGAGCGCTGTCAGCATGCAGATGAAGCAGCTGGAACAGTACCTGGGCAAGCCGCTGTTCGACCGCTCCGGACTGCAGGCGCGGCCGAACCAGCTGGCCCACGAGGTGGCCGACACGATGCGCCAGGCGCTGCAAAGCCTCGAGGCGTTGCGCGTCGGCGGCGGGTTGGTGGTGGAGGGGGTAGTGCGGCTCGGGGTGATCGAGTCGCTGCAGCCGGTCGTCCTGCCCGGGATCGTGCGCTATGTCCGGGAGCGTCATCCCCGGCTGGACCTGCGCCTGGTGCGCGGGCGCAGCAGCACGCTCACGGCGGCAGTCAAGGCAGGGGATATCGACGCCGCCCTGGTGGCGCAGCCGGTATCGGGCGGCTCGGCACGGCTGCGCTGGACGCCGATGATGCGGCGCGAACTGGTGATGATTGCGCCCCCTGGCGCGACCGAGACCAACGTGGCGTCCCTGTTCCGCCTGTACGACTGGATCCGCTATGACCGCAATACGGTGTCAGGTGCGATGGCGGCGCAGTACGTGCATGCGCACGTGACCGAGATCCGCGGCACGCTGGAATTCGACAGCGCGCCGGCAATCGTGGCGATGGTCAGTGGGGGGCTGGGGGTGTCCATCCTGCAGGGCCCCGATCCGACGCTGGTACAGAACTACCCCGTGCGCCTGGTAAGGCTGGGCCGCGCGGCGCCGGTGCTGACCCTGTCGATGGTGACGCGCAAGGGCGATGACGATAACCGCTCGGTGGCGGCGGTGCGCGATGGGATGCGGCTGACGCTGGCCGCCTACCAGCGCCAGCAAGTGGCCGGGCGGCACTGA
- a CDS encoding MarR family winged helix-turn-helix transcriptional regulator, which yields MPRDAAPAQGQPAPDLTASPWTDLDEAGNGLTVDNFLTTMLSQLVTALRSTVTKPYAEQFGLTVPEWRILALLAHARELPFSELVTQSTSDKALVSRTLRLLEDRGLVRLTSAGNTPRKKLICAITEAGSALHDQVMPLARKGQAEVIRMLSPEEREAVYLGLRKLLRAQA from the coding sequence ATGCCCCGTGACGCCGCGCCCGCCCAGGGCCAGCCCGCGCCAGACCTGACCGCCAGCCCCTGGACCGACCTCGACGAGGCCGGCAATGGCCTGACCGTCGACAATTTCCTGACCACGATGCTGAGCCAGCTGGTGACCGCGCTGCGCAGCACGGTCACCAAGCCCTACGCCGAGCAGTTCGGCCTGACCGTGCCGGAGTGGCGCATCCTGGCGCTGCTGGCGCATGCCAGGGAATTGCCCTTCTCCGAGCTGGTCACGCAATCGACCTCGGACAAGGCACTGGTCAGCCGCACCCTGCGGCTGCTGGAAGACCGCGGGCTGGTCCGGCTGACTTCGGCAGGCAACACCCCGCGCAAGAAGCTGATCTGCGCGATCACCGAAGCCGGCTCGGCGCTGCACGACCAGGTGATGCCGCTGGCACGCAAGGGGCAGGCGGAAGTGATCCGGATGCTGTCGCCGGAGGAAAGGGAGGCGGTGTATCTGGGGCTGCGCAAGCTGTTGCGCGCCCAGGCCTGA
- a CDS encoding VOC family protein, whose protein sequence is MIKVLGIDEIVYGADDFDACRGFFSDWGLAIKRDDAQGLDFETLNGCRVLVRRIEDPSLPPAIEAGPTLREVVWGVESQASLDHLADAIADAPGFVKQGEGATLRIGCTDPNGLAVRFQVTRKHEVQVDCALMNTWNDKPRMNQRSPIYDHATPIEVGHVVFFVKDVKATEQFYVEKFGFVPSDRYPDRGAFLRCTADGGHHDLFLLQLPEPKSGLNHVAFTVRDIHEVFGGGMHVSRKGWDTQLGPGRHPISSAYFWYFKNPAGGLIEYYADEDQLDEHWEPRAFEPGPTMFAEWAIEGGIDGNTRRQKNAGGPAGKFLTEKR, encoded by the coding sequence ATGATCAAGGTATTGGGAATCGACGAGATCGTCTACGGCGCGGATGACTTTGACGCCTGCCGTGGCTTTTTCTCGGACTGGGGCCTGGCCATCAAGCGCGATGACGCGCAGGGCCTGGACTTTGAAACGCTGAACGGTTGCCGCGTGCTGGTGCGCCGCATCGAGGATCCGTCGCTGCCGCCCGCGATCGAGGCCGGCCCGACGCTGCGCGAAGTGGTGTGGGGCGTCGAGTCGCAGGCCTCGCTGGACCATCTCGCTGACGCGATCGCCGATGCGCCGGGCTTTGTAAAGCAAGGCGAGGGCGCCACGCTGCGCATCGGCTGCACCGACCCGAACGGCCTGGCAGTGCGCTTCCAGGTCACGCGCAAGCATGAGGTGCAGGTCGACTGCGCGCTGATGAATACGTGGAACGACAAGCCGCGCATGAACCAGCGCAGCCCGATCTACGACCACGCCACGCCGATCGAAGTGGGCCACGTGGTGTTCTTCGTGAAAGATGTCAAGGCCACCGAGCAGTTCTATGTGGAGAAGTTCGGCTTCGTGCCGTCGGACCGCTACCCGGACCGCGGCGCGTTCCTGCGCTGCACGGCCGATGGCGGCCACCACGACCTGTTCCTGCTGCAGCTGCCGGAGCCGAAGAGCGGCCTGAACCATGTCGCCTTCACCGTGCGCGATATCCACGAAGTCTTTGGCGGCGGCATGCATGTGTCGCGCAAGGGCTGGGACACGCAGCTCGGTCCGGGCCGGCATCCGATCTCGTCGGCGTACTTCTGGTACTTCAAGAATCCGGCCGGCGGCCTGATCGAGTACTACGCCGATGAAGACCAGCTCGACGAGCACTGGGAGCCGCGCGCCTTCGAGCCGGGCCCGACCATGTTCGCCGAATGGGCGATCGAGGGCGGCATCGACGGCAACACCCGCCGCCAGAAGAACGCGGGCGGCCCGGCGGGCAAGTTCCTGACCGAGAAGCGGTAA